One genomic segment of Gymnogyps californianus isolate 813 chromosome 8, ASM1813914v2, whole genome shotgun sequence includes these proteins:
- the PLPP6 gene encoding polyisoprenoid diphosphate/phosphate phosphohydrolase PLPP6, whose protein sequence is MPSPRSSRERRAGSSSRLEFLSLVSQRSPGTPDSPSRRKESGSSAAAPLPEEDCMKLNPSFLGIALSSLLAIDLWASKRLGVCAGEGSAWGSARPLMKVIEISGHGIPWVLGTFYGLCQSDSSAAREVLLNLLFALLLDLVLVAVVKGLIKRPRPTHNKMDMFVTISVDKYSFPSGHATRAALVCRFILRHLVLAVPLRVLVVLWALIVSVSRVMLGRHNMTDVLFGLLLGYALYSVVEYCWLSPLSAPALFALWSR, encoded by the exons ATGCCGAGCCCCCGGAGCAGCCGTGAGCGACgcgccggcagcagcagccgcctgGAGTTCCTGTCCCTGGTGAGCCAGCGCAGCCCCGGCACCCCGGACAGCCCGTCACGCCGCAAGGAGTCGGGCAGCTCCGCGGCGGCCCCGCTGCCCGAGGAGGACTGCATGAAGCTGAACCCCTCCTTCCTGGGCATCGCCCTCAGCTCCCTGCTCGCCATCGACCTCTGGGCCTCCAAGCGCCTGGGCGTCTGCGCTGGAGAGGGCTCGGCCTGGGGCAGCGCACGCCCCCTGATGAAGGTCATCGAGATTTCGGGGCACGGCATCCCCTGGGTGCTCGGCACCTTCTACGGGCTCTGCCAGAGCGACAGCTCAGCGGCCAGGGAGGTGCTGCTCAACCTGCTCTTTG CATTGCTGCTGGATCTTGTGCTGGTGGCAGTGGTGAAAGGGCTCATCAAGCGGCCACGGCCCACCCACAACAAGATGGACATGTTCGTCACCATCTCAGTGGACAAGTACTCCTTTCCGTCGGGCCACGCCACCAGAGCTGCCCTGGTCTGCCGCTTCATCCTGCGCCACTTGGTGCTCGCCGTCCCGCTGCGGGTCCTGGTGGTGCTCTGGGCTCTCATCGTCAGCGTTTCAAGGGTCATGCTGGGCAGGCACAACATGACGGACGTGCTCTTTGGTTTGCTGCTGGGCTACGCGCTGTACAGCGTGGTGGAGTACTGCTGGCTGTCCCCGCTCAGCGCGCCTGCCCTCTTTGCGCTCTGGAGCCGTTGA